The proteins below are encoded in one region of Marinobacter sp. F4206:
- a CDS encoding ribonuclease Z, whose protein sequence is MDFTFLGTSAGTPTRSRNVTGLALSHSGRKPWYLVDCGEGTQHQLLRAHYSVMQLRAIFITHIHGDHTFGLPGLLTSASMLGRTEPLDIIAPAQVQRFIDTTIENSDSSLSYPLNFIDSEAPDFSWQDDQVSVTNVALSHRVPCRAYVFTERNLERQLLVDKLREDGVEPGPGWGKLQKGQDVTLEDGRVLLSEAYTSIPRVARRLIVAGDNDNPGLLADACEGTHLLIHEATYTQEVAERVGPWPQHSSAEQVARFAQQVQLPNLVLTHFSSRYQSGQHGTPNINQVAAEAMQHYRGQLFLARDFDTYRLEKDLSLSCILPH, encoded by the coding sequence ATGGACTTCACCTTTTTGGGTACATCGGCGGGAACACCGACGCGGTCACGCAACGTGACCGGCCTGGCACTCTCGCACTCCGGCCGCAAGCCCTGGTACCTGGTGGACTGTGGCGAAGGTACCCAGCACCAGTTGTTGCGCGCTCACTACTCGGTCATGCAATTGCGGGCGATCTTCATCACCCACATTCACGGCGACCATACCTTTGGCCTGCCGGGCCTCCTCACCAGTGCTTCCATGCTGGGCCGCACAGAACCGCTGGACATCATCGCCCCCGCCCAGGTGCAACGTTTCATCGACACAACGATCGAAAACAGCGACTCCAGCCTCAGCTATCCGCTGAACTTCATTGATTCCGAAGCGCCAGACTTCTCCTGGCAGGATGACCAGGTCAGTGTGACCAACGTGGCGCTGTCCCACCGCGTACCCTGCCGGGCCTACGTGTTCACCGAGCGGAACCTGGAGCGGCAGCTGTTGGTGGACAAGCTGCGAGAGGATGGCGTCGAGCCCGGGCCAGGCTGGGGCAAGCTGCAGAAAGGGCAGGACGTAACGCTGGAGGATGGCCGCGTGCTCCTGAGCGAGGCTTACACGAGCATTCCCCGGGTTGCCCGCCGACTGATCGTAGCCGGTGACAACGACAACCCGGGCCTGCTGGCCGACGCCTGTGAGGGCACCCACCTGTTGATACACGAGGCCACCTACACTCAGGAGGTGGCCGAGCGGGTCGGTCCCTGGCCTCAACACAGCTCCGCCGAACAAGTGGCGCGATTTGCCCAACAGGTCCAGTTGCCCAACCTGGTGCTCACCCACTTCAGCTCCCGGTACCAGTCCGGGCAGCACGGTACCCCCAACATCAACCAGGTGGCGGCCGAAGCCATGCAACACTACCGGGGCCAGCTATTCCTGGCCCGGGATTTCGATACCTACCGGCTGGAAAAGGATTTGTCTCTAAGCTGCATCCTGCCGCACTAA
- a CDS encoding homocysteine S-methyltransferase family protein has translation MSVYRQALPQLGDQLFITDGGLETSLIFHEGIELPEFAAFVLLKDQQGRDALKKYYRSYARIAKQAGLGFILESPTWRSSPEWGGKIGYTRAELHDINTAAIELLESIREEFESAGQPYVISGCIGPRGDGYRAENRMTEAEARDYHEEQISSFALSAADCVTAVTMNYVEEATGIALAARKQGIPAIISFTVETDGRLPSGETLDEAIAIVDTACKGYPAYYMVNCAHPSHFESNLAEMKHIDRLRGIRANASRCSHAELDEAEELDDGNPEEFGLDYRRLLTRFPGINVVGGCCGTDQRHIEHVSLQLVRQDAA, from the coding sequence ATGAGCGTATACAGACAAGCACTTCCACAGCTGGGAGACCAGCTTTTCATAACCGATGGCGGGCTCGAAACCAGTCTGATCTTTCATGAAGGAATAGAGCTTCCGGAATTCGCTGCTTTTGTTCTACTGAAGGATCAACAAGGCCGCGACGCCTTGAAAAAATATTATCGGAGCTATGCCCGGATAGCAAAGCAAGCCGGTCTTGGCTTCATTCTGGAATCTCCGACCTGGCGCTCGAGCCCGGAATGGGGGGGAAAAATCGGTTACACCAGGGCGGAGTTGCACGACATAAACACGGCGGCAATCGAATTGTTGGAATCCATTCGCGAGGAGTTTGAGAGTGCCGGCCAGCCGTACGTCATCAGCGGATGCATTGGCCCCCGTGGTGATGGGTATCGGGCCGAGAACCGGATGACCGAGGCGGAAGCCCGTGACTATCACGAGGAGCAAATCAGCAGTTTCGCATTGAGTGCAGCCGATTGCGTTACGGCGGTCACGATGAATTACGTCGAGGAAGCCACTGGCATTGCGTTGGCGGCCCGTAAGCAGGGTATTCCCGCGATTATATCCTTTACCGTTGAAACCGACGGCCGACTCCCGAGCGGTGAAACCCTGGATGAGGCCATCGCCATCGTCGATACGGCATGCAAGGGCTACCCGGCCTATTACATGGTCAACTGTGCTCACCCCAGTCACTTTGAGTCGAACCTGGCCGAGATGAAGCACATCGACCGTTTACGTGGCATTCGGGCAAATGCATCCCGGTGCAGTCACGCCGAGCTGGATGAGGCGGAAGAGCTGGACGATGGTAACCCGGAGGAGTTCGGGCTGGACTACCGGCGCCTGCTGACCCGCTTCCCCGGTATCAACGTGGTGGGTGGTTGTTGCGGGACGGATCAACGCCATATTGAGCACGTCAGCCTGCAATTAGTGCGGCAGGATGCAGCTTAG
- a CDS encoding TetR/AcrR family transcriptional regulator: MSNRSHATQERILAAAETLILGRGFSSTGIDEIVDAAAITKSGFFYHYSDKNEMARALVKRYLEKDNQVFTDLFARADSLSEDPLQKLLIFLHLFAETMAKMEMTHPGCLVVTFTYERYQADEQVADMVRQGVLHWRELIADRLETIAQVYPPRLAVDLEELADMFTTVVEGGILLTRVFDHNKHLGKQVLLYRNFLRMIFSPDANH; the protein is encoded by the coding sequence ATGTCAAACCGATCCCATGCCACGCAGGAACGCATTCTGGCTGCCGCGGAAACTCTGATACTGGGGCGGGGTTTTTCGAGCACCGGCATCGACGAAATCGTGGATGCCGCAGCCATTACCAAAAGCGGCTTTTTCTATCACTATTCTGATAAAAACGAGATGGCCAGGGCGCTGGTCAAACGATACCTGGAAAAGGACAACCAGGTGTTCACCGATCTCTTTGCCCGCGCGGATTCACTCTCAGAAGATCCCCTCCAGAAACTTTTGATATTCCTGCACTTATTCGCCGAAACCATGGCCAAGATGGAGATGACCCATCCGGGCTGCCTCGTGGTCACCTTCACCTACGAACGCTATCAGGCGGATGAGCAGGTAGCCGACATGGTGCGTCAGGGCGTGCTGCACTGGCGGGAGCTGATTGCGGATAGGCTGGAAACCATTGCCCAGGTGTATCCACCGCGCCTGGCGGTCGACCTGGAGGAACTGGCGGACATGTTCACGACCGTCGTTGAGGGCGGAATCCTGTTGACCCGGGTTTTTGATCACAACAAACATCTGGGCAAACAGGTTCTGCTGTACCGCAACTTTCTGCGGATGATATTCAGTCCTGACGCCAATCACTAA
- a CDS encoding DUF1622 domain-containing protein — translation MQASFLEIITVVGFVIEAFGILAVIIGSCVSTTVFVRTYRTLEEGVAYKKYRKDLGRSIILGLEFLIAGDIIRTVVVADSLENVGVLALIILIRSFLSVTLHLEIEGRWPWQKDSPR, via the coding sequence ATGCAAGCCAGCTTCCTTGAAATCATAACCGTTGTGGGATTTGTGATTGAGGCCTTCGGAATCCTGGCGGTCATCATCGGTTCCTGCGTATCAACCACGGTCTTCGTGCGCACCTATCGCACTCTTGAAGAGGGCGTGGCCTATAAAAAATACCGCAAGGATTTGGGGCGTTCCATCATCCTCGGCCTGGAGTTTCTGATTGCCGGGGACATCATACGGACGGTTGTTGTGGCCGATTCCCTGGAAAACGTTGGTGTCCTTGCGCTGATCATCCTCATAAGAAGCTTTCTGAGCGTAACGCTGCACCTCGAAATCGAGGGTCGGTGGCCCTGGCAAAAAGACAGCCCTCGGTAA
- a CDS encoding transporter, translating to MLNLGENRFVFRPQLGAIHSRGNWTMELTAEVALHAENDDFFNGNSLKQDPLYFVHGHLIHSFRPGQWAGVSLGYNYGGESRINGVDQDDVRQNVGWKLSYAHPVTPASGLKVSYVGSRTEEETGFDAETLVVDLSFAW from the coding sequence CTGCTTAACCTGGGCGAAAACCGGTTCGTATTCAGGCCTCAACTCGGGGCGATTCACAGTCGGGGAAACTGGACAATGGAACTGACCGCTGAGGTCGCGCTCCACGCTGAGAATGACGATTTCTTCAATGGCAACTCCCTCAAGCAGGACCCTTTGTACTTTGTGCATGGCCATCTGATCCATTCTTTCAGACCCGGGCAGTGGGCAGGTGTTAGTCTCGGTTATAACTACGGCGGCGAAAGCCGCATCAACGGCGTTGACCAGGACGATGTCAGGCAAAATGTCGGCTGGAAACTGAGTTACGCACACCCGGTCACGCCCGCCTCCGGGCTCAAGGTGTCCTACGTGGGCAGTCGCACGGAAGAGGAAACCGGCTTTGACGCTGAGACTCTGGTCGTTGATTTATCCTTCGCCTGGTAA